The following coding sequences are from one Streptococcus sp. NPS 308 window:
- the thiD gene encoding bifunctional hydroxymethylpyrimidine kinase/phosphomethylpyrimidine kinase, producing MTYLPVALTIAGTDPSGGAGIMADLKSFQARDVYGMAVVTSLVAQNTRGVQLIEHVSHQMLKAQLESVFSDIKPQAVKTGMLATTEIMEIIQPYLKKLDCPYVLDPVMVATSGDTLIDTSARSFLKTNLLPLATIITPNLPEAEEIVGFSIHDPEDMQRAGRLIIKEFGPQSVVIKGGHLEGGAKDFLFTKEEQFVWESPRIQTCHTHGTGCTFAAVITAELAKGRSLYQAVDKAKAFITKAIQDAPQLGHGSGPVNHTTFKD from the coding sequence ATGACTTATTTACCCGTTGCTCTAACCATTGCAGGGACTGACCCTAGTGGCGGTGCTGGCATTATGGCTGACTTAAAGTCGTTCCAAGCGAGAGATGTCTATGGAATGGCCGTTGTGACCAGTCTTGTCGCTCAAAATACCAGAGGTGTTCAGCTAATCGAGCACGTTTCTCATCAAATGTTGAAAGCCCAATTGGAGAGCGTCTTTTCGGATATCAAGCCTCAGGCTGTAAAAACTGGGATGTTGGCAACTACTGAGATCATGGAGATCATCCAACCCTATCTTAAAAAGCTGGACTGTCCCTATGTGCTTGACCCTGTTATGGTCGCTACGAGTGGGGACACCCTGATTGATACCAGTGCGAGAAGCTTCCTAAAAACAAATCTGCTTCCCCTTGCAACTATTATCACGCCCAATCTTCCTGAGGCAGAAGAGATTGTTGGTTTTTCGATTCATGATCCAGAAGACATGCAGCGTGCTGGTCGCCTGATTATAAAAGAATTTGGTCCTCAGTCCGTTGTTATCAAAGGTGGCCATCTGGAAGGTGGTGCCAAGGATTTCCTCTTTACCAAGGAGGAGCAATTTGTCTGGGAAAGTCCAAGAATTCAAACTTGTCACACCCATGGTACTGGATGTACCTTTGCTGCTGTGATTACGGCTGAACTAGCCAAGGGCAGAAGTCTTTACCAGGCAGTTGATAAGGCCAAGGCCTTTATCACAAAAGCCATCCAAGACGCTCCTCAACTCGGACATGGTTCTGGCCCAGTCAATCATACAACTTTTAAAGATTAA
- the thiE gene encoding thiamine phosphate synthase → MNREVLRLYLVTNRYQDSLENFLEKVETACRSGVTIIQLREKNLTTNQYYQLAKQVKEITDAYQVPLIIDDRLDVCLAVDAAGLHIGDDELPVSVARKVLGPEKILGVTAKTVKRALEAETSGADYLGTGAIFPTTTKENAPITLISTLKTICQTVAIPVVAIGGLTSENIDQLIGTGIAGVAVVRDVMQAEDIEAKTQAFLTKLDDIVS, encoded by the coding sequence ATGAATAGAGAAGTACTTAGACTGTATCTAGTAACCAATCGCTACCAAGATTCCTTGGAAAACTTTCTTGAAAAAGTCGAGACGGCCTGTCGTTCAGGTGTTACTATTATCCAACTACGAGAAAAAAATCTCACCACCAATCAATACTATCAACTGGCAAAACAAGTCAAAGAAATAACAGATGCCTATCAGGTCCCCTTGATTATCGATGATCGGTTGGATGTTTGTCTTGCAGTCGATGCAGCAGGTCTGCATATCGGCGACGATGAACTACCAGTTTCGGTTGCCCGCAAAGTCTTGGGTCCTGAAAAAATCCTCGGTGTCACTGCTAAAACAGTTAAAAGAGCTCTCGAAGCAGAAACATCAGGTGCGGATTACTTGGGAACAGGAGCCATTTTCCCGACTACGACCAAAGAAAATGCACCCATTACCCTGATTTCAACCTTGAAAACAATTTGCCAAACGGTCGCCATTCCAGTAGTTGCTATCGGAGGCTTGACGTCAGAGAATATTGACCAACTTATCGGCACGGGTATAGCTGGAGTAGCTGTCGTACGTGATGTGATGCAGGCAGAAGATATTGAGGCAAAAACACAAGCCTTTTTAACAAAGCTAGATGACATTGTTTCCTAA
- a CDS encoding hydroxyethylthiazole kinase: MQEFTNPFPLSSSSLIHCITNEISCEMLANGILALGCKPVMADDPREVLDFTKQSQALFINLGHLSAEKEKAIRMAATYAAQACLPMVVDAVGVAASLIRKDLVRDLLEYKPTVLKGNMSEIRSLVGLKHHGVGVDASAKDQETEDLLQVLKDWCQTYSGMSFLVTGPKDLIVSENQVAVLGNGCAELDWITGTGDLVGALTAVFLSQGMTAFEASCLAVSYLNIAAERIVVQGMGLEDFRYQVLNQLSLLKRDENWLEAIKGDFYE, encoded by the coding sequence GATGCTGGCCAATGGCATTTTGGCTCTGGGATGCAAACCAGTCATGGCAGATGACCCTCGTGAGGTTCTTGATTTTACTAAACAAAGCCAAGCTCTCTTCATCAATTTGGGGCATTTGTCAGCTGAGAAAGAGAAAGCAATCCGCATGGCAGCTACTTATGCAGCTCAAGCTTGTCTCCCAATGGTAGTAGATGCAGTTGGCGTTGCGGCTTCCCTCATTCGTAAGGATCTAGTCAGAGATCTTTTAGAATACAAGCCCACGGTCCTTAAAGGAAATATGTCAGAAATCCGAAGTCTTGTTGGCTTAAAACACCATGGAGTTGGAGTTGATGCGAGTGCTAAAGATCAAGAAACGGAGGATTTGCTTCAAGTCTTGAAAGACTGGTGTCAGACCTATTCTGGTATGTCATTCTTAGTCACTGGCCCCAAGGACCTCATCGTTTCAGAAAATCAAGTTGCTGTATTGGGAAATGGCTGTGCAGAATTAGACTGGATAACAGGGACAGGAGACTTAGTTGGAGCCTTGACAGCCGTTTTTCTTAGCCAAGGAATGACTGCCTTTGAAGCTTCTTGTCTAGCGGTCTCTTATCTCAATATCGCTGCTGAGAGAATAGTTGTTCAAGGAATGGGATTAGAAGATTTTCGTTACCAAGTTCTCAATCAACTCTCTCTCCTAAAAAGAGATGAAAACTGGCTAGAAGCCATCAAAGGAGATTTTTATGAATAG